The following coding sequences are from one Virgibacillus necropolis window:
- a CDS encoding DUF624 domain-containing protein → MEEKIIEGLEILWNIFVLSLLVITFSLLIISIVPSFLACISVVRQLKEKKVSNLDINVIAFWGNFKSYFWKGVIVQLFGAVVLVVAYINFQLIIQSNNSIEKFIVITVTITFLIITLMFLLNLMYGITIKHVNVKLLEHNLLLVFAKLPIVLLLSLCYLLFFVTAFLLPQVLILTVGLLILIHYKTGSKIWEQFDQV, encoded by the coding sequence ATGGAAGAAAAAATCATCGAAGGATTAGAGATATTGTGGAATATTTTCGTTTTAAGCCTGCTTGTCATTACATTTTCATTGTTAATTATTTCTATTGTTCCTTCATTTCTAGCGTGTATTTCAGTTGTAAGGCAATTAAAGGAAAAGAAAGTAAGTAATTTAGATATTAATGTGATTGCTTTCTGGGGAAATTTTAAAAGTTATTTTTGGAAAGGTGTCATTGTTCAACTATTTGGAGCAGTTGTGTTAGTAGTTGCTTACATTAATTTTCAGCTAATCATCCAAAGCAACAACAGTATTGAAAAGTTTATTGTTATAACTGTTACGATAACATTTTTGATTATAACATTGATGTTCTTATTGAATTTAATGTATGGAATAACTATTAAACATGTGAATGTGAAGCTATTGGAACATAACTTGTTATTGGTGTTTGCTAAATTACCTATAGTGTTATTACTTTCACTTTGTTATTTACTTTTTTTCGTTACAGCATTTTTATTACCTCAAGTACTGATTTTAACAGTAGGGTTATTAATCCTAATTCATTATAAGACAGGATCAAAAATATGGGAACAATTTGATCAGGTTTAA